The Endozoicomonas montiporae CL-33 genome contains a region encoding:
- the nirD gene encoding nitrite reductase small subunit NirD, with product MSHSWKTVCSVHDIKDGMGVCALVGGCQVALFRVNERIFGVSNHDPFSGSNVISRGITGDLQGHIVVASPVYKQHFDLETGICLEDESVCLTSYPVEVVDDCVMVMLPASNIDQVA from the coding sequence ATGAGTCATTCCTGGAAAACGGTCTGTTCAGTTCATGACATTAAAGACGGAATGGGTGTGTGTGCACTGGTAGGCGGCTGTCAGGTGGCCCTGTTTCGGGTGAATGAGCGCATTTTCGGGGTCAGTAACCATGATCCCTTTAGTGGCAGTAATGTGATATCCCGGGGTATTACCGGTGACTTACAGGGGCATATTGTGGTGGCGTCGCCTGTTTATAAACAGCACTTTGATCTGGAAACCGGCATCTGTCTGGAAGATGAAAGCGTTTGTCTGACCTCTTATCCTGTCGAGGTGGTGGATGACTGCGTAATGGTGATGTTACCTGCCTCCAATATCGATCAGGTAGCCTGA
- a CDS encoding NAD(P)/FAD-dependent oxidoreductase has translation MKLVVVGNGMGSVRMLEHLAEGHHQHDIVVLSEESSPGYNRILLSKLLAGSIDRESIELKARHWYQEHGIRLLSNKCHKVTGIDRTLKQVKTVDGEFYPYDKLILATGSRPVSIPVGGANLQGVMFFRQSGDVDLMLESARKENAKAVVIGGGLLGLECASGLVKRGMSVTVVDTNPTLLGRQLDGTAGEMLRSELETRGIAFRCGARLQQYLGNQKGWVQQVEIINDQSQQEYLDASLVVVAAGVRPEGSLMQSAGLECDRGVMVNENMQTSDPDIFAFGECVQLRDSLFGLVAPVYEQAQVVSEQLLGRGSKGFVPVPIPTRLKVDGIDLFSCGEFIAGEGDEELLVDARQYGVYRKIVIHNNRIKGVLLYGDVSGGQWYQNLMLQSDDISSFRQQLIFGQHFLPAA, from the coding sequence ATGAAGTTGGTTGTTGTTGGCAATGGTATGGGGTCTGTCCGGATGCTGGAACATCTGGCAGAGGGTCATCACCAGCACGATATTGTTGTGCTGTCTGAGGAGTCCAGCCCCGGCTATAACCGTATTCTGTTGTCTAAATTACTGGCGGGCAGTATCGACAGGGAATCGATTGAGCTAAAAGCCAGACATTGGTATCAGGAGCACGGTATTCGGCTGCTATCGAATAAGTGTCACAAAGTCACTGGCATCGACAGAACTCTGAAACAGGTTAAAACCGTTGATGGGGAATTTTACCCTTATGACAAACTCATTCTGGCAACAGGTTCCCGACCCGTCTCCATTCCGGTTGGTGGTGCAAATTTGCAGGGAGTGATGTTTTTTCGTCAATCAGGTGATGTTGATTTAATGCTGGAGTCTGCCCGGAAGGAGAATGCAAAAGCAGTCGTTATAGGGGGCGGGCTGTTGGGGCTGGAATGTGCCAGCGGACTGGTAAAGCGTGGTATGAGTGTGACTGTAGTGGACACTAATCCAACACTGCTTGGGCGACAGCTGGATGGTACTGCCGGTGAAATGCTTCGGTCTGAACTGGAAACCCGGGGAATTGCATTTCGCTGTGGTGCCCGTTTGCAACAGTACCTGGGTAATCAAAAGGGATGGGTGCAGCAGGTAGAAATTATAAACGACCAGAGTCAACAGGAGTATTTGGACGCTTCTCTGGTTGTTGTTGCAGCAGGTGTGCGGCCTGAGGGCAGCCTTATGCAGTCAGCCGGTCTGGAGTGTGACAGGGGTGTCATGGTCAATGAGAACATGCAAACTTCAGACCCGGATATTTTTGCTTTTGGTGAGTGCGTTCAGCTGCGGGACTCTCTGTTTGGGTTGGTAGCTCCGGTCTATGAACAGGCTCAGGTGGTGAGTGAACAGCTATTGGGCAGGGGCTCGAAAGGGTTTGTGCCGGTTCCGATTCCCACTCGTTTAAAAGTTGATGGTATTGATCTCTTTTCCTGTGGCGAATTCATTGCCGGTGAAGGCGATGAGGAATTGCTGGTGGATGCCCGACAATACGGCGTTTACCGGAAAATCGTCATTCATAATAATCGCATAAAAGGCGTGCTGCTGTATGGAGATGTCAGCGGTGGCCAGTGGTACCAGAACCTGATGCTTCAGTCTGACGATATTTCTTCATTCAGGCAGCAGCTGATTTTTGGACAACACTTCCTGCCTGCCGCTTAA
- a CDS encoding nitrate reductase, whose translation MAKTVHTTCAYCGVGCGIKAEVSDQTLHLVNIQGNEDHPANFGRLCSKGSALGETVSLENRLLTPEVDGEVVHWDRALESVASRLRDTVAQYGPDAVALYGSGQLMTEDYYVANKLMKGFIGSANIDTNSRLCMASTVAGHKRAFGSDTLPNCYEDLEQCDLLVLVGSNTAWCHPVLFQRIRAAKQQRPEMKVVVIDPRKTDTCDIADLHLPLRPGTDVALFAGLLMHLSERGVVDGHYVEQHTTGLQGALKAAEESAGSIQKVAEICDLDCQSVEAFYRWFASLDKTVTAWSQGVNQSVAGTDKVNAIINCHLLTGRIGKPGSGPLSLTGQPNAMGGREVGGLASQLAAHMDFSDPADIDRVRRFWQAPAMADKPGKTAVDMFQAVEKGKIKFIWIMGTNPLVSMPDADQCRAALAKCPTVVVSDCIKTTDTSAYADILLPAAGWSEKDGTVTNSERRISRQKALFPLSGDARPDWWIVSQVATCLGFSEAFNYQQASQIFCEHAALSGFENSDSGKRRDFDISALSRLTENDYDQLQPLQWPVSGRGHYTAVGSKRLFAGGGFFTEDRKARFVPTCFSWQRNQPDEDYPLLLNTGRIRDQWHTMTRTALSARLSQHIDEPFIEVHPDDASRLMIKDQSYCRVSSAFGNAVLKVTVTDSCKQGTVFAPMHWSRTNSRSGAIGSLVNPLTDPVSRQPDCKHTPVRLEAFDFNWHGVFLTREKLDMQAFTYGTEVRMQHGFRYELSDDQDLTESLNMSGDRIRYLDPVSGCTRHVLFKQNKLQGILITDCQPVQCDRSWLQSAFARSEWSVTDRWQLLAGNAPQGEGEGQTVCACFGVGERLICRAIAADGITDPAQVGQTLKAGTNCGSCIPEIRRLIKSVHTSSS comes from the coding sequence ATGGCTAAGACAGTACATACAACCTGTGCCTACTGCGGGGTAGGTTGTGGCATCAAAGCAGAAGTCAGTGACCAGACACTTCATCTCGTTAATATTCAGGGAAATGAAGACCATCCCGCCAACTTTGGCCGACTGTGCTCAAAAGGAAGTGCGTTGGGAGAAACGGTTTCACTGGAAAACCGTTTATTAACGCCAGAGGTTGATGGTGAAGTGGTTCATTGGGATCGCGCCCTGGAGAGTGTTGCCAGTCGTTTGCGCGATACTGTTGCACAGTATGGTCCTGATGCTGTTGCTTTATACGGCTCAGGTCAACTAATGACAGAAGATTATTATGTGGCTAACAAGCTGATGAAAGGGTTCATTGGCAGTGCCAATATCGATACGAACTCCCGCCTGTGCATGGCCTCGACGGTAGCCGGACATAAGCGTGCATTTGGTTCGGACACGTTGCCTAACTGTTACGAAGATTTGGAACAGTGTGATTTGTTGGTGCTGGTGGGTTCCAATACGGCCTGGTGTCATCCGGTGCTGTTTCAGCGTATTCGGGCCGCAAAGCAGCAAAGACCGGAAATGAAGGTTGTCGTGATTGATCCGAGAAAAACGGATACCTGCGATATTGCTGATCTCCACTTACCCCTCAGACCCGGAACCGATGTTGCGCTGTTTGCTGGTCTGTTAATGCATTTATCAGAGAGGGGTGTGGTAGACGGCCACTATGTCGAACAGCATACGACAGGGTTACAAGGTGCGTTGAAAGCGGCTGAGGAAAGCGCTGGCTCAATACAGAAGGTAGCGGAGATTTGTGACCTTGACTGCCAGAGTGTGGAAGCCTTTTATCGGTGGTTTGCCAGTCTGGATAAAACGGTAACGGCCTGGTCTCAGGGCGTTAATCAGTCTGTTGCAGGAACCGATAAAGTCAATGCCATTATCAACTGCCATCTGTTAACGGGACGCATTGGTAAACCGGGCAGTGGACCACTGTCGTTGACAGGTCAGCCCAATGCGATGGGTGGGCGAGAGGTAGGTGGTCTGGCCAGTCAGCTGGCAGCTCATATGGATTTCTCCGATCCAGCGGATATCGACCGTGTTCGCCGTTTCTGGCAAGCCCCCGCTATGGCTGATAAGCCGGGTAAAACGGCAGTCGATATGTTTCAGGCTGTCGAAAAAGGCAAAATCAAATTCATCTGGATCATGGGAACCAACCCATTGGTCAGTATGCCCGATGCCGACCAGTGTCGGGCAGCACTGGCTAAATGTCCGACAGTGGTTGTTTCTGACTGCATTAAAACAACCGACACATCGGCTTATGCCGACATCCTTTTGCCCGCAGCGGGCTGGAGTGAAAAGGACGGTACCGTGACCAACTCGGAACGACGAATTTCCAGACAGAAAGCCCTGTTTCCCTTGTCGGGTGATGCCAGGCCGGACTGGTGGATTGTCAGTCAGGTGGCGACCTGTCTAGGTTTTTCAGAGGCATTTAATTATCAGCAGGCAAGTCAGATTTTTTGTGAACATGCTGCGTTGTCCGGTTTTGAAAACAGCGATTCAGGTAAACGACGGGATTTTGATATCAGCGCACTGTCAAGGCTGACAGAAAATGACTATGACCAGCTACAACCGTTACAGTGGCCGGTTTCAGGCAGAGGGCACTATACAGCAGTCGGGAGTAAACGATTATTTGCTGGTGGAGGCTTTTTTACGGAAGACCGTAAAGCCCGCTTTGTGCCCACATGCTTCAGCTGGCAGAGAAATCAGCCTGATGAAGATTACCCCTTGTTGTTAAACACCGGGCGTATCAGGGATCAGTGGCATACCATGACCAGAACCGCTTTGTCAGCCCGCTTAAGTCAGCATATTGATGAGCCATTTATTGAAGTGCATCCTGATGATGCAAGCCGTTTGATGATTAAGGACCAATCATACTGTCGTGTATCCTCGGCATTCGGCAATGCTGTGCTGAAAGTGACGGTCACGGATTCCTGTAAACAGGGGACGGTATTTGCGCCAATGCACTGGAGCAGGACGAACAGCCGTTCTGGCGCCATTGGTTCGCTGGTTAACCCGTTGACTGATCCTGTTTCCAGGCAGCCAGATTGTAAACACACTCCGGTCAGGTTGGAAGCTTTTGATTTTAACTGGCATGGCGTTTTTCTGACCCGGGAAAAACTGGATATGCAAGCATTCACTTATGGCACAGAGGTTCGTATGCAACACGGGTTTCGTTATGAACTGTCTGATGATCAGGATCTGACTGAAAGCCTGAATATGTCAGGTGATCGTATCCGTTATCTCGATCCGGTGTCCGGTTGTACCCGTCATGTGTTGTTTAAGCAGAATAAGTTGCAGGGTATTCTGATAACCGATTGCCAACCTGTACAGTGTGACCGTAGCTGGCTACAGAGCGCCTTTGCCAGAAGTGAGTGGTCGGTAACCGATCGCTGGCAGTTGCTGGCTGGTAATGCCCCTCAGGGAGAAGGGGAGGGTCAAACTGTCTGCGCCTGTTTTGGGGTAGGAGAGCGCTTGATTTGTCGGGCGATTGCTGCAGATGGAATAACTGACCCGGCACAGGTAGGCCAGACACTGAAAGCGGGCACTAACTGTGGCTCCTGCATACCGGAAATAAGACGCCTTATTAAGAGCGTTCACACCTCTTCTTCGTAG
- a CDS encoding motility-associated protein, which yields MLKLVGFLLTIVSVIGGYYLGDGSMSALWQPAFILIVVGGTAGSFFSSTPSDVLNITWKYLSQAIMGKRRNQEDYERLLQLLYDLFQTDRRKGRQALEEHIEEPENSNLFQESGFLSSKRLVTYICDNLRITILGQNSAPELEALLEAELAAFEAEQMQSVQALRRAVDSAPGFGIVASVLGVIIAMSSVSGPIDVLGMAVAGSMVGTMLGMLSGYGILTPMMNLVTHAIRDEIMLFESVKASLVANCGGRHSLVAVDAGRRVLYSGVQPSFVELERKLQRVAA from the coding sequence ATGCTGAAGCTGGTAGGCTTTTTGCTGACAATAGTCAGTGTGATAGGCGGGTATTATCTGGGCGACGGTTCAATGAGTGCGCTCTGGCAACCGGCTTTTATCTTGATTGTGGTGGGTGGCACCGCAGGCTCATTTTTTTCTTCTACCCCCAGTGATGTATTGAATATCACCTGGAAGTATCTGTCACAGGCGATTATGGGTAAACGCCGCAATCAGGAAGATTATGAACGCTTGCTGCAGTTGTTGTATGACCTGTTTCAGACCGATCGTCGGAAAGGTCGTCAGGCATTGGAGGAACATATTGAGGAACCGGAAAACAGTAACCTGTTTCAGGAATCAGGCTTTCTTTCCAGTAAGCGACTGGTGACCTACATTTGTGACAACCTGCGTATTACCATCCTTGGCCAGAACAGCGCCCCTGAGCTGGAAGCGTTGCTGGAGGCTGAACTGGCTGCTTTTGAAGCGGAACAGATGCAAAGTGTTCAGGCGTTACGCCGTGCGGTTGACAGTGCTCCGGGCTTTGGCATTGTGGCTTCGGTACTGGGCGTTATTATTGCCATGAGTTCGGTTTCCGGACCCATTGACGTTCTGGGTATGGCGGTTGCTGGCTCCATGGTCGGCACTATGCTGGGGATGTTGTCGGGCTATGGCATTCTGACCCCCATGATGAACCTCGTGACGCATGCGATAAGAGATGAAATCATGCTGTTCGAGAGTGTTAAAGCTTCTCTGGTGGCTAACTGTGGCGGTCGTCATTCTCTGGTGGCAGTGGATGCCGGTCGCAGGGTGCTGTACTCCGGTGTTCAACCCAGTTTTGTTGAGTTGGAGCGCAAGTTGCAGAGAGTGGCAGCATGA
- a CDS encoding OmpA family protein, translated as MSRLRGSQEEQMGTWKGAMADFCMSMMTLFMVLWIVSITDAEQREGLSGYFSGPGSISSFTTGHSVIDFKMSVNETLGEWKPPHLEMDEYDDSAEGNLLLEESQFSNPYVVELLKIKQYQDNLRMEEVEDGLLIQLVETDDQPMFKLGEYELTYFFEDILFELGPLLEKSGHDIRIIGHTDSTPFSSDSYRNNWTLSYARANNVREVLNYLGMNNSRFVAVSGMADSQLLDEDNARAAVNRRVELLVLHKYEEMPVTL; from the coding sequence ATGAGTCGGCTTAGAGGGAGTCAGGAAGAACAAATGGGCACATGGAAGGGGGCAATGGCCGACTTCTGTATGTCCATGATGACGCTGTTTATGGTGTTGTGGATAGTGTCTATTACCGACGCCGAGCAGAGAGAAGGTTTATCGGGCTATTTCTCGGGCCCCGGTTCAATCAGCAGCTTTACCACTGGTCACTCGGTGATTGATTTTAAAATGTCGGTCAATGAAACTCTGGGTGAATGGAAGCCTCCGCATCTTGAGATGGATGAGTATGATGACAGTGCAGAAGGCAACCTGCTGCTTGAAGAAAGTCAGTTCAGTAATCCCTATGTGGTTGAGCTCCTGAAAATAAAACAGTATCAGGACAACCTGCGTATGGAAGAGGTAGAAGATGGGTTACTGATTCAGCTGGTGGAAACCGATGATCAGCCTATGTTCAAACTGGGTGAGTATGAGCTGACGTATTTTTTTGAGGACATTCTGTTTGAGTTGGGTCCGTTGTTGGAAAAGTCTGGACACGATATCCGAATTATCGGTCATACAGACTCCACTCCGTTCTCCAGTGACAGTTACCGTAATAACTGGACTCTGTCGTATGCAAGGGCGAACAATGTCAGGGAAGTGCTGAACTATCTGGGAATGAATAATAGTCGTTTTGTGGCAGTTTCCGGCATGGCTGACAGCCAGCTGCTTGATGAAGATAACGCCAGGGCCGCTGTTAACCGGCGTGTAGAACTGCTGGTTCTGCATAAATATGAAGAGATGCCTGTTACCCTTTAA